In Runella sp. SP2, the genomic window GCGTTTTGATGGCGACGGTTTCGGCCAACAATTTTTCTTGATAATCCCAAGCCGTTTGGTAGTCAATTGTGCCTAAATCTTCAAAACGTACTTTTTTATTCTGAACAGTATTCATCGTATATGTCTTACTTTTCCAAACCTTATAGTTTTTTTTCCCACGGAAACGCAAACCTATAAGGTTTATATTACATTTTTTTCAAAGAGTTGGTTCGTGACGACGAATTAGCCAATTTTGCGCCCGTTATTGTAGCCTCCATTTCATTAATAACCTAGTTCCGAATGATATTAATTGCCGACAGCGGTTCGACCAAAACGGACTGGCGAATTATCGATCACGAAAACAATGTCCAACAGGCTAAAACCATTGGCCTCAATCCCTATTTTCAAGATTCTGATTCGATTGCCAACGAACTTCGACAAAACCTTTTGCCTTCCATCGTTGGCGAAGTAACCGAAATATACTTTTATGGCACAGGCTGCGCTGGCGAAGAACCTTGTGCCATCGTTCGTCGAGGCTTGCAAGCCGTTTTTCCAACCGCGCATCACATTGAAGTCGATAGTGATATGTTGGGGGCTGCCCGTGGCCTTTGTGGACACCAAGCGGGCATTGCTTGTATATTGGGAACGGGTTCCAACAATTGCTTATACGATGGCAAAAACATTGCCGACAAAATCCCTTCGTTCGGATTTTGGCTCGGCGATGAAGGTAGTGGTGGGCATTTAGGCAAAAAAGCCGTTTTAGCCTTTTTACACAAAGAAATGCCTACCGACTTGGCCGAAAAATTTGCCAAACGTTACGGACTTACCCGCGAAATCGTGTTGGAAAATGCCTACAAAAAACCATTTCCCAACCGCTATTTCGCCAGTTTTTCCAAATTCCTTTTTGATAATCGAAACCACCCCTTTGCTTATCAATTGGTTTATGATGCCTTCGGTGAGTTTTTAGACAAGTACGTCGCCAAGCTACCCAATTACAACCAGCACAAAATTCACTTCGTTGGTTCGGTCGCTTTTTATTACAACGACATTCTACGCCGCGTCGCTGCCGACAAAGGCATGACCATCGGGCACATTATG contains:
- a CDS encoding N-acetylglucosamine kinase, whose product is MILIADSGSTKTDWRIIDHENNVQQAKTIGLNPYFQDSDSIANELRQNLLPSIVGEVTEIYFYGTGCAGEEPCAIVRRGLQAVFPTAHHIEVDSDMLGAARGLCGHQAGIACILGTGSNNCLYDGKNIADKIPSFGFWLGDEGSGGHLGKKAVLAFLHKEMPTDLAEKFAKRYGLTREIVLENAYKKPFPNRYFASFSKFLFDNRNHPFAYQLVYDAFGEFLDKYVAKLPNYNQHKIHFVGSVAFYYNDILRRVAADKGMTIGHIMETPIAGLTLYHKEKG